The Amycolatopsis sp. DG1A-15b genome window below encodes:
- a CDS encoding GAF and ANTAR domain-containing protein — MATTPEAPEQALQDRVQRISRTFVELADTLVADFDVADFLHMLTGHCVDLLGVSAAGVILLDANRGLQVAATSSQRAELLELFAVQTNDGPCVDCVRSGAPVSCTDLPAEAHRWTRFAAAAAECGFRTAQALPMRLRDQVIGVLTLLNTETGGADREEIELGQALADVATIGILQQRSIERGDQLTEQLQTALTSRLVIEQAKGVLAEHGTVSMDEAFARLRGYARARHLRLTELARAVVDGNVELAEVLKRPQR; from the coding sequence ATGGCAACCACCCCTGAAGCACCGGAGCAAGCGCTGCAAGATCGGGTGCAGCGGATATCTCGCACGTTCGTCGAGCTCGCCGACACCCTCGTGGCGGATTTTGACGTCGCCGACTTCCTGCACATGCTCACCGGACACTGCGTCGACCTGCTCGGCGTCTCGGCCGCCGGGGTAATCCTGCTCGACGCCAACCGCGGCCTGCAGGTAGCCGCCACCTCTTCGCAGCGGGCCGAGCTGCTGGAACTGTTCGCCGTGCAAACCAACGACGGTCCGTGCGTCGACTGCGTGCGCAGCGGAGCGCCGGTGTCCTGCACCGACCTGCCGGCCGAGGCGCACCGATGGACCAGGTTCGCCGCGGCCGCCGCTGAATGTGGCTTCCGCACCGCACAGGCCCTGCCGATGCGGCTGCGCGATCAGGTCATCGGAGTCCTGACCCTGCTGAACACCGAAACCGGCGGCGCGGACCGGGAGGAGATCGAGCTCGGGCAGGCACTGGCGGACGTCGCCACGATCGGCATCCTTCAGCAGCGGAGCATCGAACGTGGCGACCAGCTCACCGAACAGCTGCAGACCGCGCTCACCAGCCGCCTGGTGATAGAACAGGCCAAGGGCGTGCTCGCCGAACACGGCACCGTTTCGATGGACGAGGCGTTCGCCCGGCTGCGCGGCTACGCCCGCGCGCGACACCTGCGTCTCACCGAACTCGCCCGCGCTGTCGTCGACGGCAATGTCGAACTGGCCGAGGTCCTGAAGCGCCCGCAGCGATGA
- a CDS encoding GAF and ANTAR domain-containing protein, protein MTRSHEGADKMSDARDQRLAKTFVSLADTLVADFDVLDFLGMLTERAAELLDVDAAAVVLSDQRGGWRPTAGSSEQAELIEVFAAQTLQGPCLDCVDTGIAVASADLATESDRWPQFAPAAVNAGFRAACAVPMRLRDDVIGALTLLGTTPGAIDDASVALGQALADIATIGILQQRAIRHDEVVSEQLQATLHHRTVVEQAKGVLAEAGGLDMHQAYLALRGYARTHHRRLSDVAHDVATADLDPAELLTGSPDASRP, encoded by the coding sequence ATGACACGCAGTCACGAAGGGGCCGACAAGATGAGCGACGCCCGGGACCAGCGGCTCGCGAAGACGTTCGTCTCCCTCGCCGACACCCTGGTCGCCGACTTCGACGTCCTCGACTTCCTCGGCATGCTCACCGAGCGGGCCGCGGAACTGCTCGACGTCGACGCCGCCGCAGTCGTCCTCTCCGACCAGCGCGGCGGCTGGCGCCCGACCGCCGGGTCATCCGAACAGGCCGAACTGATCGAGGTGTTCGCCGCGCAAACCCTCCAGGGACCCTGCCTGGACTGCGTCGACACCGGTATCGCGGTGGCCAGCGCCGACTTGGCGACCGAGTCCGATCGGTGGCCCCAGTTCGCGCCGGCGGCGGTGAACGCGGGTTTCCGCGCCGCGTGCGCGGTCCCGATGCGGCTGCGCGACGACGTCATCGGCGCACTGACCCTGCTGGGCACGACCCCGGGAGCCATCGACGACGCCAGCGTCGCCCTGGGCCAGGCACTAGCCGACATCGCCACCATCGGCATCCTGCAACAGCGCGCGATCCGCCACGACGAGGTCGTGTCCGAACAGCTGCAAGCGACCCTGCACCATCGCACGGTCGTCGAACAGGCCAAAGGCGTCCTCGCGGAAGCCGGCGGGCTCGACATGCACCAGGCCTACCTCGCCTTGCGCGGATACGCCCGCACGCACCACCGACGGCTTTCCGATGTGGCGCACGACGTCGCGACCGCAGACCTCGACCCGGCCGAACTGCTGACCGGATCGCCCGACGCGTCGCGGCCGTGA
- a CDS encoding STAS domain-containing protein has translation MDKLPGWTDIGHDALLSFRTSRPEPGVAVVAIRGEMDLATAPPMADELDTVHREAPRRLVLDMSGVAFLSSTGIGALLNLHRECQCGDTDLALIPSSLVRRVLTVVGLAEVFTIIEPPSQEADPRRLA, from the coding sequence ATGGACAAGTTGCCCGGTTGGACCGACATCGGTCATGACGCGCTGCTTTCTTTCCGGACGTCTCGTCCTGAGCCCGGGGTGGCGGTGGTGGCGATCAGGGGCGAGATGGATCTGGCCACCGCTCCGCCGATGGCGGACGAACTCGACACGGTTCACCGCGAAGCCCCCCGGCGGCTCGTGCTCGACATGTCCGGCGTGGCTTTCCTGTCGTCGACAGGTATCGGAGCGCTGCTGAACCTCCATCGTGAGTGTCAGTGTGGCGACACGGATCTGGCGTTGATCCCGTCGTCGCTCGTGCGGCGTGTACTGACTGTGGTGGGGTTGGCCGAGGTGTTCACCATCATCGAACCGCCGTCACAAGAGGCGGATCCACGACGTCTCGCCTGA
- a CDS encoding GAF and ANTAR domain-containing protein, whose product MVENRRQRMQALLAADGAVRSASAVSLACERCVRELSVSGAGATVLSTMPGGNGSSPSRGLVHATNDVSAGLEDLQLTVGEGPCLDAFASGGPVLIADLAAANARWPAFTPAACELGAAAVFSFPLQIGVVRLGSLDLYRDTPGPLTRLELSDALILSDLATQGVIADLDGHRTEDVSWLADPYAQVHQATGMVQVQLGSTTDVALMRLRAYAFTHNVPLADVARQVVERSLRFTDTEDGQ is encoded by the coding sequence ATGGTGGAAAACCGGCGTCAGCGGATGCAGGCCCTGCTGGCCGCAGACGGTGCCGTCCGCTCCGCATCCGCCGTGAGCCTGGCGTGCGAGCGGTGCGTGCGGGAGCTGTCCGTGTCCGGAGCCGGCGCCACCGTCCTGAGCACGATGCCCGGCGGCAACGGGTCGTCGCCGAGCCGTGGACTGGTGCACGCGACCAACGACGTCAGCGCCGGGCTGGAAGATCTGCAGCTTACGGTCGGTGAAGGGCCATGTCTGGACGCCTTCGCCTCCGGCGGCCCGGTGCTGATCGCCGATCTGGCGGCCGCGAACGCACGGTGGCCCGCCTTCACCCCCGCAGCGTGCGAGCTGGGCGCGGCGGCGGTGTTCTCCTTCCCGCTCCAGATCGGGGTGGTCCGGCTGGGCTCGCTGGACCTCTACCGCGACACGCCCGGCCCGCTCACCCGGTTGGAGCTGTCCGACGCGCTGATCCTCAGTGACCTGGCCACCCAAGGGGTGATAGCCGATCTGGACGGGCACCGCACCGAGGACGTGAGCTGGCTGGCCGACCCGTACGCACAGGTGCACCAGGCCACAGGCATGGTCCAGGTCCAGCTGGGTTCGACGACCGACGTGGCGCTGATGCGGCTGCGTGCCTACGCATTCACCCACAACGTGCCCCTGGCCGACGTCGCCCGGCAGGTCGTCGAGCGGTCACTGCGCTTCACCGATACCGAGGACGGGCAATGA
- a CDS encoding GAF and ANTAR domain-containing protein has protein sequence MSTGNPDRRLARTFVALADTLVADFDVLDFLALLTERSVELLAVDAAGVILSDQRGGWRPAAGSSERADLLELFIAQTHQGPCFDCVATGKAVTSADLSLATELARWPRFAPAALDAGFRAASAVPMRLREQTIGALTLLNHEPVSLDADTIAVGQALADVATIGMLHHRAADRGELLAEQLQATLHQRIVVEQAKGVLAEHDGLDMHDAFTRLREYAHRQQRRLSDVARELAEGTLDPADLGTPLR, from the coding sequence ATGAGCACTGGCAACCCGGACCGGCGATTGGCGCGGACCTTCGTCGCGCTCGCCGACACGCTCGTCGCCGACTTCGACGTGCTGGACTTCCTGGCCCTGCTGACCGAGCGCAGCGTCGAACTCCTGGCCGTCGACGCCGCCGGGGTCATCCTGTCCGACCAGCGCGGCGGCTGGCGGCCCGCCGCCGGCTCGTCCGAGCGGGCCGACCTGCTGGAACTGTTCATCGCGCAGACGCATCAAGGTCCGTGCTTCGACTGCGTCGCCACCGGGAAGGCGGTCACCAGCGCCGACCTCAGCCTGGCCACGGAACTGGCCCGCTGGCCCCGCTTCGCGCCCGCGGCCCTGGACGCGGGCTTCCGCGCGGCGTCGGCCGTGCCGATGCGGTTGCGGGAGCAGACCATCGGGGCACTGACCCTGCTCAACCACGAACCCGTCTCGCTCGACGCCGACACCATCGCCGTCGGGCAGGCACTCGCGGACGTCGCGACGATCGGCATGCTGCACCACCGCGCCGCCGACCGCGGCGAGCTCCTCGCCGAGCAGCTGCAAGCCACGCTCCACCAACGCATCGTCGTCGAGCAGGCCAAGGGCGTCCTCGCCGAACACGACGGCCTGGACATGCACGACGCGTTCACCCGGCTGCGCGAGTACGCCCACCGGCAGCAGCGCCGGCTCTCCGATGTCGCGCGCGAACTGGCCGAGGGCACCCTCGACCCCGCGGACCTCGGCACTCCCCTTCGCTGA
- a CDS encoding alpha/beta hydrolase has protein sequence MIKKATSALGEMVGGLAALALATSQLPALLARDYWTTSVLESAPGHYATGLAHGMFGVRLPAAGRGPSDEMTVRSARRPVTLDHSSLTAAHPDATGRLVVFLHGLVETERCWFRGTGFGARLADDLDTTPVYVRYNSGRHVSENGGDLVALLGRLVASWPVPVTDIVLIGHSMGGLVARSALYQAQEQDVSWLSRVTRLVCLGTPHSGAPLERRVAQVAGLLGKSPVATPLARLLSTRSDGIQDLAHGYVHRSQWSAGAESPWRPEGGAGVRRLFVSATLSRTEGSTWGRLVGDLLVAPVRADDLTEDADIVWLGGLNHFSLLHDDAVYEALLDWLRAAEPTRVREALRRGHSVRLPA, from the coding sequence ATGATCAAAAAGGCCACATCGGCGCTCGGCGAAATGGTGGGCGGGTTGGCTGCCCTTGCGCTGGCGACCTCGCAGCTACCCGCTCTGCTGGCCCGGGACTACTGGACGACGTCCGTCCTCGAATCCGCCCCCGGGCATTACGCCACCGGCCTCGCTCACGGGATGTTCGGAGTACGTCTACCCGCGGCCGGGCGTGGACCGAGCGACGAAATGACCGTCCGATCCGCTCGCCGACCGGTCACCCTCGACCACAGCTCCTTGACCGCCGCTCATCCCGACGCGACGGGCCGTCTGGTGGTCTTCCTGCACGGACTCGTCGAAACCGAGCGCTGTTGGTTCCGCGGCACCGGCTTCGGCGCACGCCTGGCCGATGACCTGGACACCACTCCCGTGTATGTCCGGTACAACTCGGGCCGGCACGTTTCCGAGAACGGCGGCGATCTCGTCGCCCTGCTGGGCCGGCTGGTCGCCTCGTGGCCGGTACCCGTCACCGACATCGTCCTCATCGGACACTCCATGGGTGGGTTGGTGGCCCGAAGTGCCCTCTACCAAGCGCAGGAACAAGACGTCTCATGGCTTTCCCGGGTGACGCGCTTGGTGTGCCTGGGGACGCCGCACAGCGGCGCGCCGCTGGAACGACGCGTCGCCCAGGTCGCGGGGCTGCTGGGCAAGTCGCCCGTCGCGACGCCCCTGGCCCGCTTGCTCTCGACCCGAAGCGACGGTATCCAGGATCTCGCGCACGGCTACGTGCACCGGTCACAATGGTCGGCCGGAGCCGAATCCCCCTGGCGTCCGGAAGGCGGAGCGGGCGTCCGACGCTTGTTCGTGTCAGCGACGCTCTCCCGCACGGAAGGAAGCACGTGGGGCCGGCTCGTCGGCGACCTCCTCGTGGCCCCGGTGCGGGCCGACGACCTGACCGAAGACGCCGACATCGTCTGGCTCGGCGGGCTGAACCACTTCAGCCTGCTCCACGACGACGCTGTCTACGAGGCGCTTCTCGATTGGCTACGCGCAGCCGAACCGACACGTGTGCGTGAAGCCCTTCGGAGGGGACATTCGGTTCGGCTCCCTGCGTAG